The genomic segment TGGGCCGCCTGCCCGGAGGTAATCCATCGGAGATTGGATCCGTCTGTGTCGCACAGGCAGACTTGCATATTCCCACTGCGGTTTGAATTGAAAGCGATTCTTTTGCCGTCCGGCGACCACGCGGGAAAGGCGTCGGCTGCGGGATTGTTGGTGATGTTATGCGGGTCTGATCCGTCCGCGCCCATGACATAAATTTCATGGTTTCCGTCGCGGTTGGTGCCGAAGGCGATCTGCCTACCGTCGGGCGACCAGGCGGGCGTGCAGTTGATGCGTTCAACGGATTGACTTAAATCCGGTTCCATGAGATCACGGACTCCGCCCCCATCCGCGTTCATGACAGCGATAACGATATGGCCGCCCTTGGCGTGCGCGAAGGCAATCTGCTTGCCGTCCGGCGACCACGCCGGGTGGCACTCGTTTTCCGGCGTGTCCGTCAACGCCTTCAATCCCGTACCATCGGCATTCACCGTATAGAGGTCGTGGCTTGTGGACCAATGCGTTAAAGGGAAGATCATCAATTCGGTGGGACGGGGTCCCGTGAGTATGGGCGGCAATTTGAATATCTGTGCCGAAGCGCTGCCCGTGAGTAAGAGGAGGAAGACCCATGTTGCTGTGATGCCCCCCATGGAAGCCGTCCTCGCGCGTATGGAAAACAATTGTATATTCATACGTTCTCCTCCTTGTCAATAAGCGATGACAGTCGCTTACGTCATCTGCAATTATTACAAACATATGTTAACATGCTATGTAAAATTCTAAACCATTTGCGGCCAGATGTCAACCCCCTCTCGAATAAACTGGACTGTTTTCTTGATAAGATTATCATTCATACGCGAGCCGGGCCATGAAATAGGTTTGGAAAAGCGGTGTTTCCTCTGCCATCATACAGTAGGGTCAGCCATTTCTCTGTAAATCAGTCGTTAACAGGAAACAATCACCCATGCAGTATCTGTCTCTTCCGGGAATATCCAAGAAAGTGTCCGCTTTGGTGCAGGGCACCGTCATGCTTTCTTCCGAAAATGAGAAGGAAAACTTCGCCCTGCTCGATGCTGTGTATGAAATGGGCAATTCGTCATGAGGCTTTGAGCCTCCCCATAAACGAGGAAATTGGGACCGTTCGCACGCAGGGACTGATCCCAGCGAAAGTCGTGCTGGCCTGGCCATCAGCAGTAAAACTATTATTGGATGCGTATTCCGACGATTCCGCCCACTTGTTCCGAAGGAAATCGCCCTCTGATTCCGAAGGATTCCGCCCTGGTATTCCGATTGAATCGGTCCCTTTTTTCCGGACGAATCGGAGCGTAGCGACGCGGGTGCTTCAACTGTTGTTTGTATTTGTAATCGAGTGTGGGGCGAGAAGTCAAGTGGCTGTTCTTTTTCGCATGGATTCTCCCTTGAGTGTGATGGTGTGGGCGTTGTGGATCAGTCTGTCCAGAATGGCGTCGGCCAGGGTGGGGTCGCCGATGGTTTCGTGCCAGTGTTCGATGGGCACTTGTGCGGCGATGAGGGTGGAAGCCCGGTCGTAGCGGTCTTCCATAACCTCGAAGAGGTCTCTTCGTTCTTCATCCGCCAGGAGGGTCGTTCCCCAGTCGTCGATGATGATGAGGTCGGTGCGCAAAAGGGCGCGCAGCATGCGTTCGTAGCGGCCGGTGGCTCGGGCGATGGCCAGTTCTTGGAAGAGCCTCGGGGCGCGGAAGTGACGTACGGTGAAGCCCCTTCGGCAGGCTTGGTTGCCGAAGGCGCAGGCGAGGTAGCTCTTGCCCGCGCCGGTGGGTCCGGTGATGATGCAGTTTTCGTGACCACGCAGCCAGTGGCATTCGGCGAGGGCCTGCACGAGGGGCTTGTTCAAGCCCCGGGACTTGCGGTAGTCGATGTCTTCGACACAGGCACTTTGTCGCAGTTTGGCCTTTTTGAGGCGCGCCTGCAAGCGCCGGGTGTCTTGTTCGGCTTCCTGGCGGTCGAGCAGCAGGGCGAAGCGTTCGTTGAAGCCGAGTGCGTCGTAGCGGCTGGATTCGAGTTGTTCGCGGTAGGCGTCGTACATCCCGGTCAGCCGCAGGCGTTGCAGTTTGTCGAGGGTCGGATTGGTTAACATGAGCGTGGCTCCTTTTTGGTTGGTCCGGCGGGTTCGTCGCCGGCCTGGGTTTTGGGTTGGTAATATTCCGCTATCGCGCCGACCCCGCTGGAAATATTCTATCCCATCCCATCCCTGTCTTACTTGAAAGCCGTGGGAACCAAGACCGGCTTTGTTTTTCCTCGTAGGGGTGGCAGCCGGCAGGCATCGTCAGGAGTGGTGAAATAAGAATTCCCGTCAAAAGGGTAACTACGAATAGTCACCAAGACATGATGCACATGTGGGTAGGGGCTATAGACGATTTTGGAATACGGAGGGGATACACGGTGACCTTATTTCGTATTTCTTTGTCAGATGTTCCGCGAGAACGTTTATCTTGACTTATTACGGAATA from the Candidatus Hydrogenedentota bacterium genome contains:
- a CDS encoding ATP-binding protein, with the translated sequence MLTNPTLDKLQRLRLTGMYDAYREQLESSRYDALGFNERFALLLDRQEAEQDTRRLQARLKKAKLRQSACVEDIDYRKSRGLNKPLVQALAECHWLRGHENCIITGPTGAGKSYLACAFGNQACRRGFTVRHFRAPRLFQELAIARATGRYERMLRALLRTDLIIIDDWGTTLLADEERRDLFEVMEDRYDRASTLIAAQVPIEHWHETIGDPTLADAILDRLIHNAHTITLKGESMRKRTAT